A window of Pusillimonas sp. DMV24BSW_D genomic DNA:
CCACAATGGCCCCGGCAATGGCCACGGCCGCCAGGCCGATCATGCTGTGCATGAAGGCCACCAGTTCCGGCATTTTGGTCATTTCCACCCGGCGCGCCATGGTGGCGCCCACAAAGCCGCCAATCACCAACCCAAGCAGCACCCATGCCAAACCACCCAGGGCGTTTTCCTGCGCTTGCGACCAGATTAAGGCACCGGTGGTGAGCACGGCAATGGCCATGCCCGCCATGCCGAATGTGTTGCCTATAATTGAAGTGGTGGGGTGCGATAAGCCTTTCAGCGATTGAATAAAGCACACCGAGGCAACAAGATACAGCAGTACCACAATATCCATTGAAATCATGACTGGCCCCCTTTGGCTTTTTTCTCTTTCTTCTTGAACATGGCCAGCATGCGCTTGGTAACCAGGAAGCCGCCGAAGACATTCACAGAAGCCAGCGCCACTGCGAAAACGCCCATGCCTTTGGCCAGCGGGTCAACGGTTAAGGCGCTGGCCAGCATGGCACCCACAATCACAATGGCGGAAATGGCGTTGGTGACTGCCATGAGCGGGGTGTGCAGTGCAGGCGTCACGTTCCACACAACGTGGTAACCCACATAAATGGCCAACACAAAAATGACCAGGTTGATAATGGTTGGGTTAATCGCTTCCATTTATTTCTTCCCCCACAAAATTTGCCCGTTTTCACATACCAGGCAGGCTTTGACGATGTCGTCGTCTTTTTGAATGGCGAGCTTGCCGTTTTCGTCCACAATCAGCTTCATGAAGTCGAGCAGGTTGCGGGCATATAACGCCGAGGCATCGGTGGCCAGCATGGAAGGCAGGTTGGTTAAACCCACAATTTTCACGCCGTGCTTTTCCACCACTTCGCCTGCCACCGTTAGGGGGCAATTGCCGCCGCGTTCAATGGCCAAATCCACAATCACCGAACCGGGTGCCATGGCACGCACGGTGTCTTCGGTAATAAGCGTAGGCGCAGGGCGACCGGGAATCAGCGCCGTGGTAATCACGATATTGGCCTGTGCGCAGCGCTGTGCCGTTAAGGCCGCCTGGCGTTCCATCCACGCTTGCGGCATGGGCCGGGCGTAACCGCCCACGCCTTCGGCAATCTCGCGTTCTTCATCGGTTTCGAAGGGCACGTCGATAAACTTGCCGCCCAGCGATTCCACTTGTTCTTTGGCAGACGGGCGTACGTCGGACGCCCATACCACGGCACCCAGCCTGCGGGCGGTGGCAATGGCCTGCAAACCGGCCACGCCGGCCCCCATAATGACCACCTGAGTGGCCTTCAGGGTACCGGCCGCCGTCATCATCATAGGAAAAATGCGGTCGTAGAATTGCGTGGCCAGTAACACCGATTTGTACCCGGCAAGGTTGGCCTGCGACGACAACACATCCAGACTTTGGGCGCGTGTAATACGCGGCGCGGCTTCCAGGGCAAAGCCCGTGATACCGGCCTGCGCCATGGTTTGAAGGTGCTCGGCGTTGAACGGGTCGAGCATGCCCAGCACCACTTTACCTGCGCCCATGCTTTGCAGTTCTTCGCTTTGCGGCGCCCGAACTTTCAGAATGAGTTCAGCCGCAAAGGCGTCTTGCGCTGAACCCAGCGTAGCACCCGCTTCAGTGTAGGCTTCGTCGGTAAAACTGGCTTCGCGGCCGGCCCCGTGCTGAACAATCACGCTGTGGCCGGCTTTAACGTACTTCTTGACCGTTTCGGGGGTGGCGGCAACCCGCCGCTCGCCCGCTACCGTTTCTAATGGAACTCCAATTTGCATAATAGCCTCAGGCAAACTCCATGATGATATCGCCACTGGCGAGTTGATCACCTGGTTTAACTTCAATCCGGGAAATGACTACGTCTTCTTCCGCGTCCACACTGACTTCCATTTTCATGGCCTCCAATATGCACAGTGGGCTTCCCGCCGAAACTTGATCGCCGACTTTCACTGCAATGGAAACCACCAATGCAGACATCGGACAAACAAGGCACCGCTTTTCTTGCTCTTCGTTCACTGCCGGCATCACCGCCAACAATGCATTTTCCGTGGGGGTCAACACCAAGGCGGTGGCCTGCGTACCGGCATGCGACAGCAAGTACGGCTCCTGGCCGATGTCGACACCTATCACCACCGCTTGGTCGTTAATAGTACCCTGCCAAACCGGTTCGTCGGTTTTCCAACCCGACGCCACCGTGTGCACGGTAGGGTCGCCGTCGAATTGAATCTGCCACGTGTCGGGCGACACAGGGGTGAGCGTTAAAGAGAAATCTTCGTCTCCCAAACGCACCACGCGCGATAGCGCAGCGGGGGACGGCGCGGCCGCGTTTGCTGCGGGCGCGTTTGCCTCTTGCTCGGCCGGATGAATGCCGCATTCCATGATCGCGGCCGCCACCGCCATGCGGCGCGCAGTATCGCCCTGGGGCGCCACAGGCTTATAACCGTTGGGATACTCTTCGGCAATAAAGTTGGTGGATAACGCGCCGCTTTGCCAGCGTGGGTGATGCATTAACGCGGCCAGGAACGACAGGTTGTTGGCAATGCCTTCCAGGGCAAACGCATCCAGCGCTTCACATTGGGCGTGAATGGCCTGCGCCCGCGTGGGTGCGTGTGTCACCAGTTTGGCGATCATGGGGTCGTAGAAGCGGGCGATTTCGCCGCCTTCGTACACGCCGGTATCGTTGCGCACGGTAATACCGTTTGTATTCCCTTCAGCAGGCGGGCGATAGGTGCGCAAGCGCCCCGCCGCCGGCATGAAGTTGTTGGCCGGGTCTTCGGCATACACCCGGCTTTCCACCGCCCAGCCGTTAATCTTGACGTCGTCTTGCTGAATCGACAGCGTTTCACCGGCGGCCACGCGAATCATCTGTTCCACCAGGTCAACCCCGGTAATCAGTTCGGTAACCGGGTGTTCAACCTGCAGGCGAGTGTTCATTTCCAGGAAATAGAATGACTTGTCTTGCCCGCATACGAACTCCACCGTGCCGGCCGAGTCGTAGTTCACCGCGCGCGCCAGGGCCACTGCCTGCTCACCCATTTCACGACGCGTGTTGTCGTCAAGCAAGGAAGACGGCGCTTCTTCCAGCACTTTCTGGTTGCGTCGCTGAATAGAGCATTCGCGTTCCGCCAGATACACCACGTTGTCGTGCTTGTCGCCCAGCACTTGAATTTCAATATGGCGGGGGTTTTCAATAAACTTTTCAATAAAGACACGGTCGTCGCCGAACGACGCGGCGGCTTCCGAACGGGCACGTTCAAACCCTTGCGCCACCTCGCCGATGGCGCGCGCAATGCGCATGCCTTTGCCGCCGCCGCCCGCCGAGGCTTTAATCATGACCGGCAGGCCGATTTCCTTCGCCACCTGAACCGCGTGATCGCCGTCGTTAATTACGCCAAGGTAACCGGGAATGGTGGAGACTTTGGCCAGATTGGCAAATTTCTTCGAGGCGATTTTGTCGCCCATAACCTCAATGGCGTTTTCGTTCGGGCCAATGAATACAATGCCCGCCTGCGACAAGGCTTTCACAAACGAGGCGCGTTCCGATAAAAAACCGTAGCCGGGGTGAACCGCCTGGGCACCGGTTTTCAGGCAGGCATCAATAATCTTGTCGACCACCAGATACGACTCAATGGCCGGTGCGGGCCCAATGTGTACGGCCTCGTCGGCCATTTGCACATGCAAGGCCCGGCGATCGGCATCGGAATAAACAGCGACCGTTGCAATACCCATCCGACGAGCGGTTTTAATAATTCTGCACGCGATCTCGCCGCGATTTGCAATAAGAATTTTTGAAAACATAGCGTCCCTGTGTGTCAGTTTCAACGATCAGAAGCGTGGCCAAGAGCCGCCAGCTCTTGCCCCAACCAACGTCGGGTATCGCCGGGACGCAATACGGCGTCGAGGGCACCGTTTTGAAGCAAATGGGGTGCGGCCAGAGTTGGCAGCAAGGCCTGAGCCTGCGCCGGGGCAAGGTCTTCAATGCCCTTCGGGCCCGCCAACCCCATGGATGCGCTATCCCAGGCCACCACGCGGGCGGCGGCCGTGGCGGCGGAACTTAAGGCCATGCCCGCCGCGCCATAGGCTTTGCCGATGACAACGGTGATTTTCGGCACATGACTTTTCGCATACCGTCGCAGCAGGTCGGCCACGGTATGGGCCAGTCCGCCGGACTCCTGTTCGAAACCGGGCACAAACCCCGGTGTGTCAACCAGCGTAACGATAGGCACGTTCATGGCATTGCATAAGCGCACAAAACGCGCGGCTTTGCGGCAGGCGGCGTTATCCAGCGCGCCGGCCAGGGTTTTGTTCTGGTTGGCAATGACCCCCGCCCAGTGGCCGCCGATGGGCACAAAGGCGGTGACCATATTGTGGGCCACCCCGGCGCCCACTTCGTAAAAGGCCCGAGTATCGCTCATCTGGCGCAAGGCCTCGGTGACATCGTAGCTTTGTGCGGGGTCGTCGGGAATCAGGGTGTCCAGCCCCACGCAATACCCCAATGACTCAACTTGAGGGGTGGCGCTGCTTGTGGCTGCTGTGCCCACACGCAGCAATCGTTTAATGGCTCGCAGGGCCAGTACCTCGTTGTTGAACACCAGATCGGCCACGCCGCTTTCATCGGCATGCACCTTCCAACCGCCCAAGTCGTCATCCGTCAGTGAAGTGTGGGTGACCCTGTTGGTAATATTTGCGTCGGTTAACGTAAGCGATGACCCGCTTCGCACCATGACGACCACATCGAACAGCCCTGCCAAAAAGGCATTGGGGCCACTGTTATGCCCTACTACCAGCGCCACTTTCAATGCACGATGCGCCGCCAACGTGCCGGCCAATCGGCCTAACGACGACCAGGCTGCAATGCCGCCGTCGAGGCGGGTTTGGGTCCCGTCGAACACCATCACCAAAGGCGCGTTTTCATTTTGTACATGTTGCGTGGCCTGCTCGACTTGGCGCCAGGCGGCCGCATCCATACCGTTGCCTAAGTGCTGGGTGTCTTGCGACACGGCACAAATGCGCCGGCCGCCCGCCATACCGGTGGCGGTCAGCAAATAATCGGTGTTTTCGCCGATAAAGGACGGCTCGTGATCGAAAAGAAGCGACAATCGCTCACGCATCGTTAAATTGCGCGCGGCGTGTAGTGCATTCCGGTTACCGGCATCCGCCCCGGATGCGGCAACTGCAACATTGTCTTCCTCGTTATTCTTGTCGATCATGATCCATTCCTTGGAACCTATCGTTAACGCCCGGCGCTTGAAGGGTTGCGCCGGGCCCAGGTAAGGCCGACTTAGCCTTTTTGCTTTTCTGCTGCGTAAGCACGCAGTTTGGGAACGATTTCTTTGGCAATGACTTCAACCTGATCCATTTGGTACTTGTACGGCACGAAGATCAGTTTTTGTACGCCGGCGTCGATGTGTTCTTTAAGCTGCTCGATACACTCGTCGACATTCCCCATAATGGCGCTGTCCATGGTCGACATACTGCCTTGGGCAATATCGAAGTCCACATTCAGCCAATCCATCATGGTTTTCTCTACTGCGGCACGCGATTCGCCCACCATAATCGGCAACTGGTTGCCGTTCAGTACGGTGTCGGGATCCCGGCCGTCTTCCTCAGCGAAATTACGCACTTTCTGCCAGGACTCAATGAACGCGTCGGGCTTGTAGAAGTAGGTGAGCCAGCCGTCGCCGTTGGTGGCCGCGCGCTTCAGTACGCGATCGGCATAACCGCCAATCAGAATGGGGAACGGTTTCTGCACGGGCTTGGGGAACATAACGCCGGCAGGAATGCGGTGATTGGGCCAATCGCCCGAGACCAGGTCTTCGTTAAAGAAGCGACGCATAATGTCGAGGTTATCGTCCATAATGCGGCCGCGCTTTTCAAACGGTACGCCGACGGCATCGAACTCGCGCTTGTACCAGCCTGCCGCCATGGCCGGCAGCATGCGGCCACCGGAAATTTGATCCATGGTGGATAACTGCTTGGCCAGCGTAACGGGGTTACGCAGCGGCAAGACCAGAATGCCGGTCGAGAGTTTGATTTTCTTGGTGCGCGCCGCAATGGCGGTAAGCAGGGTCAGCGAATCCAGAATGGGGAAGTGCGGGTCGACACCCAAAAGAATGTGGTCCCACACCCAGAGGGAATCAAAACCCAGTTCTTCCATCCGCACGCCGTATTCAACCAGTTCCTGCGCATCGGGAATGGTGGGGTAAGCGGTGAAGTTTCGGGCTGCAATGCCAAAAGTGCCGTGAAGCGTAGCCATAGGTGTTCTCCTTAAATAATCTGTTGGTGTGACCGGGGTTAAGCGATGTAACGTCTGTCGGGGTCCAGCTCTCGTAGGGCCTGTAACTCGCGCTCTGTAGGCGCCGCAGTCACACCCAATTCGTTTTTGTCGTAAAGCAAATCAAAACCGGTGTTGTCTTGAACCTCTTCCAGCGTAACGCCGTCGTGCAAAGCCAGCACTTTCATGGCGCGGGTCTTTTCATCGAACCCGAACACACCCAGGTTGGTAATAACCCGGAACATGCCGCCGGCGCGCAGGCCGCTGTCGTATCGCGATGTGCCACCTTTCAGGAAGCCCGGGCTGGTGATGAAATCGACTTCTTCAACAAAACGGCGTGACTCATGGCGCATGGCCACAATCATATTGGTGAGGCTGGCAATATCGTTGCCGCCGCCGGTGCCGGGCAAACGTACTTTCGGGTTGCGTGGGTCATCGCCCAGGAACGAAGAGTTCAAATTGCCGTATTTGTCGATTTGCGCACCGCCCATGAAGCCAATATCAACATGGCCGCGCTGCAGCAACAGAAGCACTTCCGTGCTGCTGATGACCATGTTGGCGCGTTTGGTGCAGCGTTGTTCGTTGGTAGACGGCGGCAGCTTGCCAGGCTCAACAAAGGGGCCCACCACGCCGCCTTCAAACAAAATTGTTAAGCCGGGGCAGCGCAGAATTTGCGCCAGTGTGGCCGCCAGCAGCGGAATGCCCACGCCGGCAAACACCACTTTGCCGTCGTCGAGCACACGCGAGCTCATGACGGTAAGGATTTCGGCGTCGGTGAAATCGCGTTTGCCCGCCTGGCTGCCTTGGGGCGATTGGGTAGCGGTTGTATTAGTCATTTAACAGGCTCCTTCCTCGTTTGGCCGCGTCGAGCAACTCTTCCAAACCGAGCAGCTTCAAGTATTCATTCCACGACTTCGGTTCGCGAATGTATTTTTCAATGTAGGCGTTCATGCCTTCCACCGGATCTTTGTTCACCAGGTCGGTGTAGTAATCCATGTGCGACAAGAAGGGTTCATACACGTTGGTGCACTCGTGCGGCGCGGAACCGAAAGGTACCTCAACCACGGCATCGACATTGAAGAAACCAATTTTGGTTTGATCAGGCGCACGGCGGATTTGGTCGTTCGACACAATGCGTTCGGTAGTTAGAATGACGCTGTCGGCCGCCATGGCCAGGTCGACGTCCATAAAGGGCAAGCCGTCGATTTGTGCGTTACCGTAGGCATCGGCACGCTGAACGTGGATAAGCGCTACGTCGGGATTCAACGCCGGAACCAGCAAGATAGGCTCATCGGTGAAGGGGCAGTTAATTTGTTTGGGCTCGGGCCGAAGCGCCAGCACGTCGGAACCCAGCATGGCACGCATGGGCAGAAACGGCACACCCATGGCACCGGCGCGAAAACGCATGCCCATACCCAGGTGAGACCACTCTTGAAAGCTGGCTTTCTTGGTTTCAGCGTAATGGCGCATGACTTTGGAAATGCCCCACACAATGCCCTGGCTGAACCAGCTGGTTTCAATTTCCTTGCAGATGCCCGAGCCGAAAAGCCAGTCGCCCTCGCTGGAAACAATACAGCGCGACACCGACAAATCTTTTTTCTGATCACGAATCAGTTGCCAGATCATGGCCATGGGCGTGCGCGACAAGGTACTGCCGCCGACCCCCACCCGACTGCCGTCGGCCACCAGCGCCGAAGCCTCTTCAAGCGACATAACTTTTTCGCGAAGACTGCGGTCTCTTTTCTGGAGACGCTCGCGCAGTTGCAAATAAGGTGACGTTTCCATTCTTTCCTCCGAGCCAACCACGTTGAATGGTCGGGCAAATAGCTCATTCTGGTTTTGTTAATATTATCGTACTAATGATAGTATGATAATACCTAAAAAAACATACTGCAAGCCCCACCGTGAAGCAGGGCTTGCCGTTTTAACCCCCCAGGTACGCGTGGCGTACGTGGGGATCGTTAATCATTTCCTTACCCGTACCGGTAAGCGTCATACGACCTGACTCATACAAATAGGCACGGTCACACATATCCAGCGCGGCAAACGCGTTCTGCTCCACCATCAATACGGTGGTGCCGCTTTCCTTAACCTGCTGAATAATTTCAAATACTTTTTCAACAATATTGGGCGCCAAACCCAATGAAGGTTCATCGAACATAATCAGCTTGGGGCGCGACATAAGCGAACGGGCAATGGCCAGCATTTGTTGCTCGCCCCCGGAAAGCGTCCCTGCTGCTTGCAGATGACGCTCTTTCAGGCGCGGAAACATGTCGTACATTTTTTCGTAATCGTCGTGCACCCCGTTACGGTCTTTACGGGTATAGGCACCGATTTCCAGGTTTTCATGCACTGTCATTTCAGGAAAGACACGCCGCCCTTCGGGGCAGTGCGAAATACCCATGGAAATAATCTGCTGGGCCGACGCATTGGTAATGTCTTCACCCATGAAATGAATGGAGCCCTCAACCGGATGCAACAACCCCGAAATAGCCTTCAAGGTGGTTGACTTGCCGGCACCGTTGGCGCCAATAATGGTGACCAGTTCGTTTTGCTGTACCGACAACGAGACATCGACCAACGCATTCACTTTGCCGTATCGGCAAACCACATTTTTAAGCTCAAGCATGTTGTTTAACCCCTTGTCCTAGATAGGCCTCGATCACGTCAGGATTATTCTGAACTTCTTGCGGTGTGCCGTTGGCAATGATTTTGCCGTAGTTCAGCACAATAACGCGATCGGAAACGCCCATAACCAGCGGCATGTCATGCTCGACCAGCAAAATGGAAATGCCCCGCTTGCGGATCTTGGCCAGAATCTCCATGAACACGTGGGTTTCCGCCGAGTTCATGCCTGCCGCCGGTTCATCAAGCAACAACAGCTTGGCCTTGGCCGCTAATGCAATGGCCACACCCAGCAGCCTCTGTTCACCGTAAGCCAGGGAAACACTTTGCTCGTTTGCCCGGTGCGCCAGCCCCACGAACTCCAGCAATTCCCAGGCCTGCTCGCGCAATGCCTTCTCTTCGCGCCGCATCGACGGCAACGACAGAATCGTTCCCAGAAACGATGCCTTGCCTTGCAAATGCAAGCCTGTTAGCACGTTGTCGAAGGCGGTTTCATTCGAGAACAAACTGGTGCGCTGAAAGGTTCTCACCAAACCCATCGCCGCAATTTCATGCGTTTTATGGTCACCCAGGTTCACGCCCTGGAAATGCACCGTACCTTTGGTGGGCGGAAAAAAGCCGGTGACCACGTTGAACGCCGTGGTTTTCCCGGCGCCGTTGGGCCCGATCAGGCTTAACAATTCCCCGGGATACAAATCGAAAGACATGTCGGCAATGGCAACCAGGCCGCCGAAATGCACGGCCACGTTGCTGACTTTCAATAAGGGTTCTTGATTCTGCTGAGTCATGTTTCACTCCCGGTTCTACGTGTCCACCACTTTTGAATAGCCGGAACAATACCTTGTGGCAAGAACATCACAATTAACACCATGGCCACGCCGTAAACAATCCACTGCACTTCCGGACCGGCCACTTCGCGCAAGCCAACCGGCAGGATGCCGAAGATAATGCCGCCGATAATGGGGCCGATTAACGTGCCTTTACCACCCGTGATCACCATAATGACCATCGTCACGGTATAGATGAACAGGAAAACGTCGGGGTCGATGATGCGGATGTAGTGTGCATACAGCGCACCCGCCGCACCGGCCATCGCTGCAGACGTCGTCGCCGCGAAGTTCAGGTAACGAGTCACGTTAATGCCGGCCGACACGGCAAGCGGTTCATTTTCACGCAGCGCGATCATGGCACGCCCAACGCGCGACTGAACAATGCGTCGGATAATGATGTAGCACACGATCGCCAGGGCCAGGACCAGGTAGTAGTTCGGCGTTTTAGACCAAAGTTCACCCTCGCCTAAAAATGGCAGGTTGTAGGCCATCGGGGGGATGTTGTTCAACGCCAGCGGCCCTTGCGTCAGATCCACCCAGTTCAGCGATACAAGGCGTGTGACCTCGGCAAAACTGATGGTCACAATGACGAAGTAGGCGCCGCGGATTTTGAATGACAGCTTCCCGATAATGAAACCGAACAACCCGGCAATAATCGTAGCCAGCACAAACCCCAGGAACGGTGAGCTGGGTTCCACCACAATGGTTCCATCGCCGAACGGTGCGGCAATTTCGAAGCCCAGTGACGTAAGTGCGCTCACGTAGGCCCCGATACCGAAGAAGGCAATATGCCCCAGGTTCAGCTGCCCCGTGTAACCCAACAGCAGGTTCAGGCTCATGGCGCCCACGATGAACAAGCCCGTGGTAATGACAATGTGCAGGTAGTACTGATCTGAGAGCCAATAAGGCAGGGTCACCAAGACCAGTAGTACAACAAATGTAAGTGCGAGCTTCTTCATCCAATCCTCTCCCCACGTGGCTTGAACAGACCTGTGGGCCTAAACATCAGCACCAGAATAATCAAGATAAAGCCAACGGCATCCCGGTATCCCGACGATATATAGCCGGAACCCAATTCTTCCGCGAAGGCAAGAATGAAGCCGCCGATCATGGCACCGGGCACACTACCCAGGCCACCGAGAATCACAATCGAAAACGCCTTCAGCGCCGCCAGATTGCCCATGGTGGTGGTTACCACAAAGACAGGACCCAACAACGCACCCGCCGCTGCAGCCAGACCGGAGCCCAACGCAAAGGTGGCGGTGTAAATAAAATTAATATTGATGCCCATTAAAGAGGCAGTGGAAGAATCCTGGAAGGTGGCACGCATGGCTTTGCCCAGCGATGTACGCTGCAACAGCACATACGAGGCAATAATGAGCCCAATGGCGGCAACCAGCACGAACAGACGCAACCACGAAACGGCAACCGAACCGATCATGAGCGGCTCAGTTGGGAAAGGCGTACTGACCGACTTGGCGACCCCACCCCAAATAAGCAGCGAGATATTCTGCAACGCAATCCAGCAACCAATCATGGCCACCATGGTTGAGTCGATATCCGCACCCCGCATACTGCGCAAGACAAGACGTTCGATAAGCGCACCCAACAAAATGCCCAGCATAATGGCGGTTGGTAACGCGATAAAGAAGTTCCAGCCAAGATGAGACACGAAATAATAAGCCATGAAGCCGCCAAAGGCGTAGAGCTCTCCATGGGTGAAGTTCACAACCTTCATAACGCCAAGAATCAGCGTTAGCCCAATACCCAGAAGCGCATACGTGCCTCCCAGTATCAGCGCATTGGCTATGTGCTGAAGAAACTGATCCACTGTCTTCCCCACCTGCGCGCCTGATCGGAAGCAAACAAGGAAGGCGCATGACCCTCATTTGCCGTTACATACAAACAGTGCAGGCCGGGGGCCTACACTGTTTGCGACTACATTGGCTTACTGAACCATGACGACTTTGCCGTCTTTAATTTCAACCAAATAGGTGTTGGCATCGTATTGGGCACTGGCTTTGGCGCCGTCACCACCGTCTTTACGGAACTTGATATTGCCGTTCAATGCGGCCAGGTCAACTTCCCAAAGTGCTTTAGTGATTTTCTCTGCGGTGGGCTCGCCTTCTACTTTCTTGAGCGCAGCGGCAATGGTTTTAATACCGTCGTATCCACGGAAGCTTTCGGTTAGGCCGGCCTTGTTCAAGCCACGCTTTTCCCATTCGGCAATAAACGCTTTTGCCATTTCAGGATTAGCCGTTTCTTCGGGTACCCAAGGCGTAAAGAACAGCAAGTGCTTGGAACCTTCAGCAGCCGAACCGGCATGATCGATCAACTGATCGGGGTTTTGTGAACCGCCCGTGGTGATGATTTGGCGATCGATACCCAACGACTGCGCTTGCTTGAGCAATAGTGTTAACTGCTCAACTGCGGTCGTCACGAACAGGGTGTCGGCATCGGTACCTTTAATTTCCGACAGTTGCGAAGACATATCCTGTGCGGCGGCGTCCATAATGAGCTCTTTGCCCACTTCAACACCGTTCGCTTCCAGAACACGGCGGAACTCGGCTGCAGCACCACGGCCCCAGTCGTTGTTCACCACCAGCATGTCGGCTTTTTTAATGCCCAGAGGTTTGATCATTTCAACGAAATTGTCGGCCTCAATGGCACTGGTGGGTGCAATACGGAAAACATAGGGGTTACCCGATTTGGTGATTTTCACCGAGCTGGAAGTTTCCACCACCATGGGAACTTTGTATTCCATGAGCTTGGGCATGGCGGCCAAAGTCAGCGTGGAGCCCCAGGCACCCAAAATGACCGGAACCTTGTCGCGCACGATAA
This region includes:
- a CDS encoding acetyl-CoA carboxylase biotin carboxylase subunit; amino-acid sequence: MFSKILIANRGEIACRIIKTARRMGIATVAVYSDADRRALHVQMADEAVHIGPAPAIESYLVVDKIIDACLKTGAQAVHPGYGFLSERASFVKALSQAGIVFIGPNENAIEVMGDKIASKKFANLAKVSTIPGYLGVINDGDHAVQVAKEIGLPVMIKASAGGGGKGMRIARAIGEVAQGFERARSEAAASFGDDRVFIEKFIENPRHIEIQVLGDKHDNVVYLAERECSIQRRNQKVLEEAPSSLLDDNTRREMGEQAVALARAVNYDSAGTVEFVCGQDKSFYFLEMNTRLQVEHPVTELITGVDLVEQMIRVAAGETLSIQQDDVKINGWAVESRVYAEDPANNFMPAAGRLRTYRPPAEGNTNGITVRNDTGVYEGGEIARFYDPMIAKLVTHAPTRAQAIHAQCEALDAFALEGIANNLSFLAALMHHPRWQSGALSTNFIAEEYPNGYKPVAPQGDTARRMAVAAAIMECGIHPAEQEANAPAANAAAPSPAALSRVVRLGDEDFSLTLTPVSPDTWQIQFDGDPTVHTVASGWKTDEPVWQGTINDQAVVIGVDIGQEPYLLSHAGTQATALVLTPTENALLAVMPAVNEEQEKRCLVCPMSALVVSIAVKVGDQVSAGSPLCILEAMKMEVSVDAEEDVVISRIEVKPGDQLASGDIIMEFA
- a CDS encoding CoA transferase subunit A; translated protein: METSPYLQLRERLQKRDRSLREKVMSLEEASALVADGSRVGVGGSTLSRTPMAMIWQLIRDQKKDLSVSRCIVSSEGDWLFGSGICKEIETSWFSQGIVWGISKVMRHYAETKKASFQEWSHLGMGMRFRAGAMGVPFLPMRAMLGSDVLALRPEPKQINCPFTDEPILLVPALNPDVALIHVQRADAYGNAQIDGLPFMDVDLAMAADSVILTTERIVSNDQIRRAPDQTKIGFFNVDAVVEVPFGSAPHECTNVYEPFLSHMDYYTDLVNKDPVEGMNAYIEKYIREPKSWNEYLKLLGLEELLDAAKRGRSLLND
- a CDS encoding CoA-transferase subunit beta — its product is MTNTTATQSPQGSQAGKRDFTDAEILTVMSSRVLDDGKVVFAGVGIPLLAATLAQILRCPGLTILFEGGVVGPFVEPGKLPPSTNEQRCTKRANMVISSTEVLLLLQRGHVDIGFMGGAQIDKYGNLNSSFLGDDPRNPKVRLPGTGGGNDIASLTNMIVAMRHESRRFVEEVDFITSPGFLKGGTSRYDSGLRAGGMFRVITNLGVFGFDEKTRAMKVLALHDGVTLEEVQDNTGFDLLYDKNELGVTAAPTERELQALRELDPDRRYIA
- a CDS encoding LLM class flavin-dependent oxidoreductase, producing MATLHGTFGIAARNFTAYPTIPDAQELVEYGVRMEELGFDSLWVWDHILLGVDPHFPILDSLTLLTAIAARTKKIKLSTGILVLPLRNPVTLAKQLSTMDQISGGRMLPAMAAGWYKREFDAVGVPFEKRGRIMDDNLDIMRRFFNEDLVSGDWPNHRIPAGVMFPKPVQKPFPILIGGYADRVLKRAATNGDGWLTYFYKPDAFIESWQKVRNFAEEDGRDPDTVLNGNQLPIMVGESRAAVEKTMMDWLNVDFDIAQGSMSTMDSAIMGNVDECIEQLKEHIDAGVQKLIFVPYKYQMDQVEVIAKEIVPKLRAYAAEKQKG
- a CDS encoding ABC transporter ATP-binding protein — encoded protein: MLELKNVVCRYGKVNALVDVSLSVQQNELVTIIGANGAGKSTTLKAISGLLHPVEGSIHFMGEDITNASAQQIISMGISHCPEGRRVFPEMTVHENLEIGAYTRKDRNGVHDDYEKMYDMFPRLKERHLQAAGTLSGGEQQMLAIARSLMSRPKLIMFDEPSLGLAPNIVEKVFEIIQQVKESGTTVLMVEQNAFAALDMCDRAYLYESGRMTLTGTGKEMINDPHVRHAYLGG
- a CDS encoding NAD(P) transhydrogenase subunit alpha: MEAINPTIINLVIFVLAIYVGYHVVWNVTPALHTPLMAVTNAISAIVIVGAMLASALTVDPLAKGMGVFAVALASVNVFGGFLVTKRMLAMFKKKEKKAKGGQS
- a CDS encoding Re/Si-specific NAD(P)(+) transhydrogenase subunit alpha, encoding MQIGVPLETVAGERRVAATPETVKKYVKAGHSVIVQHGAGREASFTDEAYTEAGATLGSAQDAFAAELILKVRAPQSEELQSMGAGKVVLGMLDPFNAEHLQTMAQAGITGFALEAAPRITRAQSLDVLSSQANLAGYKSVLLATQFYDRIFPMMMTAAGTLKATQVVIMGAGVAGLQAIATARRLGAVVWASDVRPSAKEQVESLGGKFIDVPFETDEEREIAEGVGGYARPMPQAWMERQAALTAQRCAQANIVITTALIPGRPAPTLITEDTVRAMAPGSVIVDLAIERGGNCPLTVAGEVVEKHGVKIVGLTNLPSMLATDASALYARNLLDFMKLIVDENGKLAIQKDDDIVKACLVCENGQILWGKK
- a CDS encoding carboxyl transferase domain-containing protein, which translates into the protein MIDKNNEEDNVAVAASGADAGNRNALHAARNLTMRERLSLLFDHEPSFIGENTDYLLTATGMAGGRRICAVSQDTQHLGNGMDAAAWRQVEQATQHVQNENAPLVMVFDGTQTRLDGGIAAWSSLGRLAGTLAAHRALKVALVVGHNSGPNAFLAGLFDVVVMVRSGSSLTLTDANITNRVTHTSLTDDDLGGWKVHADESGVADLVFNNEVLALRAIKRLLRVGTAATSSATPQVESLGYCVGLDTLIPDDPAQSYDVTEALRQMSDTRAFYEVGAGVAHNMVTAFVPIGGHWAGVIANQNKTLAGALDNAACRKAARFVRLCNAMNVPIVTLVDTPGFVPGFEQESGGLAHTVADLLRRYAKSHVPKITVVIGKAYGAAGMALSSAATAAARVVAWDSASMGLAGPKGIEDLAPAQAQALLPTLAAPHLLQNGALDAVLRPGDTRRWLGQELAALGHASDR